In Synechococcus sp. RS9909, one genomic interval encodes:
- a CDS encoding phage holin family protein yields MTSFPADGGGSATDSPRSRRLGAAARMTALAGSLLDLHVRIALKEVDREKRRLIIGLVLLAAGLASLLTALVSAEIALLLWLVLVQGWTWVSAMLAFAAANLVISGVLLRLGGVYTKGPYLQETMAGLMKTTRALVGR; encoded by the coding sequence ATGACCTCGTTCCCAGCCGATGGTGGTGGCTCCGCCACCGACAGCCCCCGCTCCAGACGTCTCGGCGCGGCCGCCCGCATGACGGCTCTCGCCGGCTCCCTGCTCGATCTGCATGTGCGGATCGCCCTGAAGGAGGTGGATCGCGAAAAACGGCGCCTGATCATCGGACTGGTGTTGCTCGCCGCTGGCCTGGCCTCCCTGCTCACCGCGCTGGTGTCGGCCGAGATTGCGTTGCTGCTGTGGTTGGTGTTGGTGCAGGGATGGACTTGGGTGTCCGCCATGCTCGCTTTCGCGGCAGCCAATCTGGTGATCAGCGGCGTGCTGCTGCGGTTGGGTGGGGTCTATACCAAGGGGCCCTATCTCCAGGAAACGATGGCCGGCCTCATGAAGACCACTCGGGCCTTGGTGGGCCGTTGA
- a CDS encoding class I SAM-dependent RNA methyltransferase: MGRENRPGHQRIPAVAVLPQGLEEAGAQELIDLGAKAVRPLRRAAAFEAELACLYRLHLQCRLPFRLLRELSRFPCDGRDSLYHGVQNSVDWERWLHPSMSFRVDATGSAQGLNHSHYSALQVKNAIVDRQRELWGERSSIDLEEPDLHLHLHLGRGDAVLSLDGCGGSLHRRGYRAAMGAAPLKENLAAGLIRLTGWDGTTPLVDPLCGSGTLLIEAACLAQQRAPGLNRSFALEGWADFDAELWRDECERARRRSQPQQPLAPILGWEQDAAIAEQARSNVAAAGLEESIRIHTGDFRALSVPAGPGTLVCNPPYGERIGAGDDLESLYADFGQVVKREASGWELWLLSGNPQLTGALRMKASRRIPISNGGLDCRWLHYAIR, from the coding sequence GTGGGGAGGGAGAACCGTCCTGGGCACCAGAGGATCCCCGCCGTGGCAGTGCTGCCCCAGGGACTCGAGGAAGCGGGAGCCCAGGAGCTGATCGACCTGGGGGCCAAGGCCGTGAGACCGCTGCGCCGCGCCGCAGCCTTCGAAGCCGAGTTGGCCTGCCTCTATCGGCTGCACCTGCAGTGTCGGCTGCCCTTCAGGCTGCTTCGAGAGCTGAGCCGCTTCCCCTGTGATGGCCGCGACTCGCTGTATCACGGCGTTCAGAACAGCGTCGACTGGGAGCGCTGGCTGCATCCCTCCATGAGCTTTCGGGTGGATGCCACCGGCAGCGCCCAAGGGCTTAACCACAGCCACTACAGCGCCCTGCAAGTGAAGAACGCGATCGTGGATCGCCAACGGGAGTTGTGGGGCGAACGCTCCTCCATCGACCTGGAGGAGCCCGACCTCCATCTCCACCTGCACCTCGGCAGGGGCGACGCTGTGCTCAGCCTCGATGGCTGCGGCGGCAGCTTGCACAGGCGTGGCTACCGGGCGGCCATGGGTGCCGCACCGCTCAAGGAAAACCTGGCCGCTGGGCTGATCCGGCTCACGGGCTGGGACGGCACCACGCCCCTGGTGGATCCGCTCTGTGGTTCCGGAACCCTGCTGATCGAAGCCGCGTGCTTGGCCCAGCAACGGGCTCCGGGACTGAACCGCAGCTTTGCCCTCGAAGGCTGGGCCGATTTCGATGCTGAGCTCTGGCGCGACGAATGCGAGCGGGCCCGGAGACGCAGCCAGCCCCAGCAGCCACTAGCGCCCATTCTGGGCTGGGAACAGGATGCCGCCATTGCCGAGCAGGCCCGCAGCAACGTGGCTGCCGCCGGTCTCGAGGAGTCGATCCGCATCCACACCGGTGATTTCCGTGCGCTGTCCGTCCCGGCGGGGCCTGGAACGCTGGTGTGCAATCCGCCCTATGGCGAACGCATCGGCGCTGGTGACGATCTGGAAAGCCTGTATGCCGACTTTGGCCAGGTGGTGAAACGGGAAGCCTCCGGCTGGGAGCTCTGGCTGTTGAGCGGAAACCCGCAACTCACCGGCGCTCTCCGCATGAAGGCATCGCGGCGGATCCCCATCAGCAATGGCGGGCTCGACTGCCGCTGGTTGCACTACGCCATTCGCTGA
- a CDS encoding NHLP bacteriocin system secretion protein: MTSGGLKSWLIEQSQDSYGQVRLSLIGLWSLTGLWALFWPVPTEVTGRGVMIVPGGATLIDSRAEGQIRQLNVSVGDAVRRGDVLMVLDQPALEQQLQLQKKDLRELIQINADLNRQDAIRLTDARLVRDTALRQLDREQAQLEQLQATYAQKQADFAHLAQREVVAPLAKEVVATSDRNTQLTVDLDNLAIRRKEVVNAYSKVQLAIDTEQQQRRFRIDNLRREITVTEAKLRYQADLIAKRDGTVIDLQVIQGQTVKPGQRLGTISNTAAERTGQSPELQAVAYFHPADARRLQPGLGVEVVPDWQQRGRFGGIRGRVSRVSLLPATPEDINTTVGNPPLAESLVSKGPVIRTEIDLGTSASSFDGYRWTLSKGSSVFPIREGLTLKAHSYVEWRTPVSYALPILRDLTGSYRTPRLDQQQDQPDRRQRGTLP, translated from the coding sequence GTGACCAGCGGCGGCCTCAAGAGCTGGCTAATCGAACAATCGCAGGACAGCTACGGTCAGGTGCGCCTAAGCCTGATCGGCCTCTGGAGCCTCACCGGCCTCTGGGCTTTGTTCTGGCCGGTCCCCACCGAAGTCACCGGCCGCGGCGTGATGATCGTTCCCGGCGGCGCCACCCTGATCGACAGCCGGGCTGAAGGGCAAATCCGTCAGCTGAATGTCTCGGTGGGCGATGCCGTGCGCCGTGGCGATGTGCTGATGGTGCTGGATCAACCGGCACTCGAACAACAGCTGCAGCTGCAGAAAAAAGACCTGCGCGAGCTGATCCAGATCAATGCCGACCTCAATCGCCAGGACGCCATCCGGCTCACTGATGCCCGTCTGGTTCGTGACACCGCCCTGCGGCAGCTGGATCGCGAACAAGCACAACTGGAGCAACTGCAGGCCACCTACGCCCAGAAGCAAGCCGATTTTGCCCATCTGGCCCAGCGCGAGGTAGTGGCGCCTCTGGCCAAGGAGGTGGTGGCCACCTCGGATCGCAACACCCAGCTCACCGTGGACCTCGACAACCTCGCCATCCGGCGCAAGGAGGTGGTGAATGCCTACAGCAAGGTGCAGCTGGCGATCGACACCGAACAACAGCAGCGGCGCTTCCGCATCGACAATCTGCGCCGGGAGATCACCGTCACTGAGGCCAAGCTGCGATACCAAGCCGACTTGATCGCCAAACGGGACGGCACCGTGATCGACCTGCAGGTGATCCAGGGCCAGACCGTCAAACCAGGGCAGCGGCTCGGCACGATCAGCAATACCGCCGCAGAGCGGACTGGCCAATCCCCTGAGTTGCAGGCTGTGGCCTACTTCCACCCGGCCGATGCCCGTCGCCTCCAACCGGGGCTGGGAGTGGAGGTGGTTCCCGACTGGCAGCAGCGCGGCCGCTTCGGGGGGATCCGTGGTCGGGTCAGCCGGGTGAGCCTGCTGCCCGCCACCCCGGAAGACATCAACACCACCGTCGGCAATCCGCCCCTGGCTGAATCGCTGGTGTCAAAAGGCCCGGTGATCCGCACGGAGATCGACCTGGGCACCAGTGCCAGCAGCTTTGACGGCTACCGCTGGACCCTGTCCAAAGGCAGCAGCGTCTTCCCGATCCGTGAAGGCCTCACGCTCAAGGCCCATTCCTACGTGGAGTGGCGCACCCCCGTGAGCTATGCGCTGCCGATCCTGCGGGACCTCACCGGCTCCTACCGCACACCCCGCCTCGATCAACAACAGGATCAACCGGACAGACGCCAGCGGGGGACCCTGCCATGA
- a CDS encoding SulP family inorganic anion transporter, translating into MAARWRGLSIHGLDPSQWRGDLLGGLTAAVVALPLALAFGNAALGPGGAISGLYGAIVTGFLAALFGGTPAQVSGPTGPMSVTVAGVVGSLAAVGVSRELGGGALLPLVMAAVVMGGLVQILIGLLGLGRYITLVPYSVVSGFMSGIGVIILLLQIGPLLGIASSGGVVQALSQVAGAFHPNPAALTIGAITLLVVLFTPASLSRWLPSPLLALVLVTPLSLLLFGKDQLPRIGAIPEGGLQMAWPDWHQHLPVLVQAGVMLALLGSIDSLLTSLVADNLTRSRHRSNRELIGQGIANTVAGLCSGLPGAGATMRTVINIKSGGRTPLSGMTHSLVLLVVLLGAGPLAAGIPTALLAAILIKVGLDIIDWGFLLRAHRLSRKTALVMWGVLLMTVFWDLIGAVLVGMFVANLLTIESLTAHQLEGMAVGGEDLDLEEARLMEHCGDDLLLFSLQGPLSFGAAKGISERMMLVRHYRMLILDIGKVPHLGVTAALALERMVEEARQHGRTVLVSGASGKVRQRLREFGIHDLVSSRREALRRAADQLGGDNASFS; encoded by the coding sequence ATGGCAGCCCGGTGGCGAGGCCTCAGCATCCATGGCCTCGACCCAAGCCAGTGGCGTGGTGATCTGCTCGGAGGCCTGACGGCCGCGGTGGTGGCGTTGCCTCTGGCCCTCGCCTTCGGCAATGCGGCCCTCGGGCCTGGGGGGGCGATCTCCGGCCTCTACGGCGCCATCGTCACCGGGTTCCTGGCGGCGCTCTTCGGAGGCACGCCGGCTCAGGTGAGCGGCCCGACCGGCCCGATGAGTGTGACCGTCGCCGGTGTGGTGGGAAGCCTGGCGGCCGTGGGCGTCTCCCGGGAGCTGGGCGGTGGTGCACTGCTGCCGTTGGTCATGGCGGCCGTCGTGATGGGCGGCCTGGTGCAGATCCTGATCGGGCTGCTGGGCCTGGGTCGCTACATCACCCTGGTGCCCTACTCGGTGGTGTCGGGCTTCATGTCGGGCATCGGCGTGATCATCCTGTTGCTGCAGATCGGCCCTTTGCTGGGCATCGCCAGCAGTGGCGGGGTGGTGCAGGCCCTCAGCCAGGTCGCCGGCGCATTCCACCCCAATCCGGCAGCGCTGACAATCGGAGCCATCACCCTGCTGGTGGTGTTGTTCACACCCGCCTCCCTGAGCCGCTGGCTGCCCTCTCCCCTGCTGGCCCTGGTGTTGGTCACGCCCCTGTCGCTGCTGCTGTTCGGGAAAGACCAGCTGCCGCGGATCGGCGCCATTCCCGAAGGCGGGCTGCAGATGGCCTGGCCCGACTGGCATCAGCATCTGCCCGTGCTCGTGCAGGCGGGCGTGATGCTGGCGCTGCTCGGCTCGATCGACTCCCTGCTCACCTCCCTGGTGGCCGACAACCTGACCCGCAGCCGCCACCGCTCCAACCGGGAGCTGATCGGCCAGGGGATCGCCAACACCGTGGCGGGACTCTGCAGTGGCCTGCCGGGGGCAGGCGCCACGATGCGCACGGTGATCAATATCAAATCCGGCGGGCGCACACCGCTCTCGGGCATGACCCACTCGCTGGTGCTGCTGGTGGTGCTCCTGGGGGCAGGACCACTGGCCGCAGGCATACCCACGGCACTGCTGGCCGCGATCCTGATCAAGGTGGGGCTGGACATCATCGACTGGGGCTTTCTGCTGCGGGCCCATCGCCTCTCGCGCAAGACCGCGCTGGTTATGTGGGGCGTGTTGTTGATGACCGTGTTCTGGGATCTGATCGGCGCGGTGCTGGTGGGCATGTTTGTGGCCAATCTGCTCACGATTGAGTCGCTCACCGCCCATCAACTGGAGGGCATGGCCGTGGGTGGAGAGGATCTCGATCTGGAGGAAGCCCGGTTGATGGAGCACTGTGGCGACGACCTGCTGTTGTTCAGCCTGCAAGGCCCCCTGAGCTTCGGTGCCGCCAAGGGCATCAGCGAACGGATGATGCTGGTGCGCCATTACAGGATGCTGATTCTCGACATCGGCAAAGTGCCCCACCTGGGTGTGACCGCCGCCCTGGCCCTGGAACGGATGGTGGAGGAAGCGCGCCAGCATGGCCGCACCGTGCTGGTGTCGGGGGCCTCGGGCAAGGTGCGGCAACGCCTGCGGGAATTCGGAATCCACGACCTGGTGAGCAGCCGTCGCGAGGCGCTGCGACGGGCAGCCGATCAGCTGGGCGGGGATAACGCATCCTTTAGCTGA
- a CDS encoding VOC family protein, with product MEAVHRLGHVAVRVEDMARAKAFYQQLGLTLSWDAADWCYLQWPDRSAGIALLSPEYRAAGPHFAFHFRDRAEVDAVHDRLQAAGVSVGAVHDHRDGTASFYLQDPEGNWLEMLYEPPGGIGC from the coding sequence ATGGAGGCGGTGCATCGCCTCGGGCACGTGGCGGTGCGGGTCGAGGACATGGCTCGGGCCAAGGCCTTTTATCAGCAGCTCGGCTTGACGCTGAGTTGGGATGCAGCCGATTGGTGTTATCTCCAGTGGCCCGACCGATCGGCTGGAATCGCCTTGCTGAGTCCGGAGTACAGGGCCGCCGGTCCCCATTTCGCCTTCCACTTCCGCGATCGGGCTGAGGTGGATGCGGTGCACGACCGGCTCCAGGCCGCTGGCGTGTCGGTTGGCGCCGTGCATGATCACCGCGATGGCACAGCCTCTTTTTATCTGCAGGATCCCGAGGGGAACTGGCTGGAAATGCTCTACGAACCGCCGGGGGGGATCGGCT
- a CDS encoding DnaJ C-terminal domain-containing protein, giving the protein MAGSGYRDYFKVLGVDRSADADAIKRAFRKLARQYHPDVNPGDATAEAKFKEVSEAYEVLSDPEKRRRYEQFGQYWNQVGGGAPGAGGAGFDVDFGRYGNFDDFINDLLGRFGGAGGGAGFPGGFGGGSGFPGGGFPRGAQQRQPINLDAEASVKVSFAEAFRGSERTLSVNDERVQVRIPAGVKNGSRLRLKGKGNSQPGTGRRGDLYLNLEVQPHPVWRLDGDQLRAELPVALDELTLGGTITVMTPDGEADVTIPAGTAPGRSLRLKGKGWPLKSGRGDLLLTLSLQWPESWSAEERQLLDQLRQARAQDPRRNWLSSARL; this is encoded by the coding sequence ATGGCCGGCAGTGGCTACCGCGATTACTTCAAGGTGCTCGGGGTTGATCGCAGCGCCGATGCTGATGCGATCAAGCGGGCGTTTCGCAAATTGGCGCGCCAGTATCACCCGGATGTGAATCCCGGTGACGCAACGGCTGAGGCCAAATTCAAGGAGGTGAGCGAGGCCTATGAGGTGCTCTCCGATCCGGAAAAACGGCGCCGCTATGAGCAGTTCGGCCAGTACTGGAATCAGGTTGGCGGTGGTGCCCCAGGTGCCGGCGGGGCTGGTTTTGATGTGGATTTCGGCCGTTACGGCAACTTCGACGATTTCATCAATGACCTGCTCGGCCGTTTCGGAGGTGCTGGTGGTGGCGCTGGCTTCCCCGGTGGGTTTGGCGGCGGGTCGGGATTTCCAGGTGGTGGCTTCCCTCGCGGAGCCCAACAGCGTCAGCCGATCAATCTGGATGCCGAAGCCAGCGTCAAAGTCAGCTTTGCTGAAGCGTTCCGCGGCAGTGAGCGCACCCTGTCGGTGAATGACGAGCGCGTGCAGGTGCGGATTCCGGCGGGTGTGAAAAATGGGTCGCGCCTGCGTCTCAAGGGCAAGGGCAACTCGCAGCCTGGCACCGGGCGACGCGGTGATCTCTACCTCAATCTTGAGGTCCAGCCCCATCCGGTGTGGCGGCTCGATGGCGACCAGTTGCGCGCTGAGCTGCCGGTTGCTTTGGATGAGCTGACCCTCGGTGGCACGATCACCGTGATGACTCCGGATGGCGAGGCGGACGTGACCATTCCCGCCGGCACCGCACCTGGGCGCAGTCTGCGGTTGAAGGGCAAGGGCTGGCCCCTGAAATCAGGCCGCGGCGATTTGTTGCTGACCCTCAGCCTGCAGTGGCCGGAATCCTGGTCGGCCGAGGAGCGGCAGCTGCTCGACCAACTGCGCCAGGCCCGCGCTCAGGATCCGCGTCGCAACTGGTTGTCATCGGCGCGCCTCTGA
- a CDS encoding TolC family protein produces the protein MASPLFAAPGAASPQAASASLPPSPGLLRSLAAFDRDLLLLDGALRGAAETVPPADLQQPALQAPAPQARPATPAQQQQRQLLVLSLKEAIAVAIANNPELAAQRARIQERLGLVRAVEGRYWPRLGLSLGGAFSQASIYNKVLEGNTGIYPPGSPFLVDTDGWNRIQANLGTAWAGLELGWELISFERGAALAEEDQRLQAASEAYANGLRALQLEVSEAYYNLQLAGQLRRIRAAVVRNDQLLLQQVEALKRSGLVPRLDLLRAQAALQQSRFRLEQAEALQLSRRQALTNRLNVAFGTELTARLQVDLQPAWPLDLERTVVDGLTANPALETLASERLALLNQAERRQARLLPRLELFASGGGGTDLLTKPVIDLEGCCKAMNTPQMSSQRADWIAGLRLHWRFFDAGTASAEATASRSAAEAVLQQLAAERNRIRQELETAFYDYRASLSQLVAAEASYQAAREAFRDARARYELGLADYTDVSDTITLLTASMEGIAESMTLSNISYARMLRQLQPVAATPSVSITLPSGPDDASALPLSAPRPASSVAPPSDAAVSGSGG, from the coding sequence ATGGCCAGCCCGCTGTTCGCAGCCCCTGGGGCAGCGTCTCCCCAGGCGGCCTCGGCTTCCCTGCCACCCTCTCCCGGGCTCCTGCGCTCGCTTGCGGCTTTTGATCGCGACCTGCTGCTGCTCGATGGGGCCCTGCGGGGGGCGGCCGAGACCGTTCCGCCGGCGGATCTGCAGCAGCCCGCCCTTCAGGCTCCCGCCCCCCAGGCGCGCCCCGCCACCCCGGCCCAGCAGCAGCAACGCCAGCTGCTGGTGCTCAGCCTCAAGGAGGCGATTGCGGTGGCGATCGCCAACAATCCGGAGCTGGCGGCGCAGCGAGCGCGCATTCAGGAGCGTCTGGGCCTCGTGCGCGCTGTGGAGGGCCGCTATTGGCCGCGTCTGGGGCTCTCCCTTGGTGGGGCCTTTTCCCAGGCCAGCATCTACAACAAGGTGCTGGAGGGCAACACCGGCATTTATCCGCCGGGTTCGCCCTTCCTGGTGGACACCGATGGCTGGAATCGGATCCAGGCCAATCTGGGCACAGCCTGGGCCGGACTGGAGCTGGGTTGGGAGCTGATCAGCTTTGAGCGTGGTGCCGCCCTGGCGGAGGAGGATCAGCGCCTGCAGGCGGCAAGCGAGGCCTATGCCAATGGTCTGCGGGCCCTGCAACTGGAGGTGAGCGAGGCGTATTACAACCTGCAGCTGGCCGGTCAGCTCAGGCGCATCCGTGCCGCCGTGGTGCGCAACGACCAGCTCCTGCTGCAGCAAGTGGAGGCCTTGAAGCGCTCCGGTCTGGTGCCCCGCCTGGATCTGCTGCGCGCCCAGGCTGCGCTGCAGCAGAGCCGCTTCCGCCTGGAACAGGCAGAGGCGCTCCAGCTCAGCCGCCGTCAGGCCCTCACCAATCGCCTCAACGTCGCCTTCGGCACCGAGCTCACCGCCCGCCTGCAGGTGGACCTTCAGCCCGCCTGGCCCCTGGATCTGGAACGCACGGTTGTGGATGGTCTCACCGCCAATCCGGCCCTGGAGACGCTGGCCTCCGAGCGGCTGGCCCTGCTGAACCAGGCGGAGCGACGCCAGGCCCGCCTGCTGCCCCGTCTGGAACTGTTCGCGTCAGGCGGCGGCGGTACCGATCTGCTCACCAAGCCGGTGATCGATCTGGAGGGCTGCTGCAAAGCGATGAACACCCCCCAGATGTCCAGTCAGCGCGCCGATTGGATCGCGGGATTGCGCCTGCACTGGCGCTTTTTTGATGCAGGCACCGCCTCGGCGGAAGCGACAGCCAGCCGTTCGGCTGCGGAGGCGGTGCTGCAGCAGCTGGCGGCGGAACGCAATCGCATCCGTCAGGAGCTGGAAACCGCCTTCTACGACTACCGCGCGTCGCTCAGTCAGCTGGTGGCGGCGGAAGCCTCCTACCAGGCGGCCAGAGAGGCGTTCCGCGATGCCAGGGCCCGTTATGAACTCGGTCTGGCTGATTACACCGATGTCAGCGACACGATCACTCTGCTGACGGCGTCGATGGAGGGGATCGCTGAGTCGATGACCCTCTCCAACATCAGCTACGCCCGCATGTTGCGGCAGCTCCAGCCGGTCGCCGCAACGCCCTCGGTCTCGATCACTCTGCCGAGCGGCCCTGATGATGCATCCGCGCTTCCTCTTTCTGCGCCTCGACCCGCTTCTTCCGTCGCTCCGCCATCTGACGCAGCCGTGTCCGGTAGCGGAGGTTGA
- a CDS encoding Nif11-like leader peptide family natural product precursor has product MSQQNLDRFLKQAASDPSLTAKVQAARTPEELIQVAADHGHELHHATVVRHNLHNMAGMSDEEITAMGNKIFEQNFGDVFIGRFI; this is encoded by the coding sequence ATGAGTCAGCAGAATCTGGACCGTTTTCTGAAGCAGGCCGCCTCTGATCCCAGCCTCACCGCCAAAGTGCAGGCGGCCAGAACGCCGGAGGAACTGATTCAGGTGGCCGCCGACCATGGCCATGAGCTGCATCACGCCACGGTGGTGCGTCACAACCTGCACAACATGGCCGGCATGAGCGACGAGGAGATCACCGCCATGGGGAACAAGATCTTCGAGCAGAACTTCGGCGACGTGTTCATCGGTCGCTTCATCTGA
- a CDS encoding YqjD family protein, whose product MESSDATAQNSSSQAPAPDATESPTSQESLAQRFRDRFDSLIPEIQRRWPEVASHALEATRGSLDEAARVIAEQTGRATSVVRPQLEEMLHVAGERGRNLADSLEPLERQLEQLLDELNQTLRPRIERPVRERPLLALAVAAGVGMLLGSLLTGGRRSA is encoded by the coding sequence ATGGAATCGTCAGACGCCACCGCACAGAATTCGAGCTCCCAGGCCCCGGCGCCGGATGCAACGGAGTCGCCGACGTCGCAGGAGAGCCTGGCTCAACGCTTCCGCGATCGCTTCGACAGTTTGATACCGGAGATCCAGCGGCGCTGGCCTGAGGTGGCCAGCCATGCGCTCGAAGCCACCCGGGGCAGCCTGGATGAGGCGGCGCGGGTGATTGCGGAGCAAACCGGACGGGCTACTTCCGTGGTGAGGCCCCAGCTCGAGGAGATGCTGCATGTGGCCGGTGAGCGTGGACGCAATCTGGCCGACAGCCTGGAGCCTCTGGAGCGCCAGCTGGAACAGCTGCTCGATGAGTTGAATCAGACCCTTCGTCCTCGGATCGAGCGTCCCGTTCGTGAGCGGCCCCTGCTCGCCCTGGCGGTTGCTGCCGGTGTCGGCATGCTGCTGGGCTCCCTGCTCACCGGTGGTCGACGCTCGGCATGA
- the hemB gene encoding porphobilinogen synthase, translating into MDLPYRPRRLRRTPALRAMVREHHLQAADFIYPLFVHEGTQVEPIGAMPGANRWSLDQLTGEVQRAWDLGIRCVVLFPKVAEGLKTEDGAECFNDHGLIPRAIRQLKQELPEMAIMTDVALDPYSCDGHDGIVSAEGVVLNDETIEQLCRQAVMQAEAGADLIGPSDMMDGRVGAIREALDDAGYAHVGIISYTAKYSSAYYGPFREALDSAPRTSSGKPIPKDKATYQMDPANAREAITEAQLDEQEGADIMMVKPGLAYLDIIQRLRQETELPIAAYNVSGEYAMVKAAAERGWIDERAVVLETLLSFKRAGADLILTYHACDAASWLRQG; encoded by the coding sequence ATGGATCTCCCCTACCGCCCGCGCCGTCTGCGCCGCACCCCGGCTCTGCGCGCCATGGTGCGTGAACATCACCTGCAGGCGGCTGATTTCATCTATCCCCTGTTTGTGCATGAAGGCACACAGGTGGAGCCGATCGGCGCCATGCCGGGGGCTAATCGCTGGAGTCTCGATCAGCTCACCGGCGAGGTGCAGCGGGCCTGGGATCTGGGCATCCGCTGCGTGGTGCTGTTCCCGAAGGTGGCGGAGGGGCTCAAAACGGAGGATGGCGCCGAGTGCTTCAACGACCATGGTCTGATTCCGCGGGCCATTCGCCAGCTCAAGCAGGAGCTCCCCGAGATGGCGATCATGACCGACGTGGCCCTCGATCCCTATTCCTGCGATGGCCATGACGGCATCGTCAGTGCCGAGGGCGTGGTGCTGAATGATGAAACGATTGAGCAGCTCTGCAGGCAGGCTGTGATGCAGGCCGAGGCCGGCGCTGATCTGATCGGACCCAGCGACATGATGGATGGGCGGGTCGGCGCGATCCGGGAAGCTCTGGATGACGCTGGTTACGCCCATGTGGGCATCATCAGCTACACGGCCAAATACTCCTCGGCCTATTACGGACCGTTCCGCGAAGCCCTGGATTCAGCGCCGCGGACGTCCAGCGGCAAGCCGATCCCCAAAGACAAAGCCACCTATCAGATGGATCCGGCCAATGCCCGCGAGGCGATCACCGAGGCCCAGCTCGATGAGCAGGAAGGCGCCGACATCATGATGGTGAAACCAGGCCTGGCCTATCTCGACATCATCCAGCGCCTGCGCCAGGAGACCGAGCTGCCGATCGCAGCTTACAACGTGAGCGGTGAATACGCGATGGTGAAGGCGGCGGCGGAGCGGGGCTGGATTGATGAGCGCGCCGTGGTGCTCGAGACGCTGCTCAGTTTCAAACGCGCCGGTGCTGACCTGATCCTCACCTATCACGCCTGCGATGCCGCCAGCTGGTTGCGTCAGGGCTGA